GTACCTATGTTTATTTAATCATAATATATCACCAACAAAAACGACAATTCTACTTTTAtctaaacaaaaaagaaaatgtatggTTTTATTCAAGTGCGAGGGAAGGCGGTGGTGTGTTGTATCCTACTCCTAGATGAGGGAGTCTAGCAGCTGAAAATATATACTAGCTTACAATTTGCCAAATGTGGCATGGAGAATGTAGAATCTGGTGTGAATCAAAAAGGACCAACTTGGCAAGGATGTGTGTTAGGGTGGGTGGGCTCAGAGGAAGAGAGATACTCACCCAGCAACTGTATTGAATCCTGCAGATCCAGCGAGCTTGTCTCCACTTGTTTCTACCACTATAAATGGAGCATATTTCCTCACCTGAAGAAAAGATGTCGTTGGACCATAGCTATCACCTCTCAGATTACTAAAATCTACTTAAAGTGCTAGAAAGTTTCATATCAAGGTAGACTTATAACAACTAATGAAATATCATCAATACTCAAGCTACTCATGTATACAATACATGAAAAGATTAACAATTCTATATTCATTAGATCCATCAACTCTTGAAACGCTTGCTACCTTGACTATAAATTTagttaataaataaaatgtCGACCGGAAAATCTTCAGTTTCACCTACACATCATTGAGATAAGAAACTGTCTATGGGAAGCAATCACAAAGAATATGTTGTGATATGTACCTGGCCTAAGAACTAATCTGATAGTTTCATTTGGTAGTTATTTTGATCTTTTGACAGTCTGAGTTCTCTGATGACTGATCTACTAGAAATACTAAGAACATGCCTCAACATTTTAAATGAGAAAAATAACTTCAATCCAAGAGCCCTTGAAAGGCAGATAAAAGGAATAATAATTTAATACAACACAGATAACAAAAGATCATGAAACACTAAGCAAATGGTAGAAGAAAACAAACCTCATACTTTGGAGTCCTTTTCAGAATCAGATACTTGGGTGATTCCAATTCTGGAGTCTTATAAAACCGAAGCTGAAGAAAGTAAACATTAGAAAAACAAGAGAATGATATCTTGTGGATAAATTCCATCATCAATAAAACATCAATACCTGCTTGAAAACATCCCAAAGGCCTTCTACAGAAAAGTAGTCGTTGTTCTGTATCGAATCCCAGAGatcctaatatatatataaaaaaaaggatgAGATGGATTCAATAGAATTCATAACTGATCGGTCAGCCACGTATTCTCTCATTCACTttgaaattaaggaagaaggaCGTTACCACATGACTACAGAACTTGCCCGTCTCTGGATTGATACCCATGATGGAAGTTCCTGTGAAAATTAATTCTGGTTTCCATGGCAGAAGGGCAAACTTCATTATCATAGTCCATCTTGTAGTTATTTCATATGGTCCTGTCTAGAGCGACTCAATCAATCAGATTAATGTTGAAAAGCAACCATAAGTTTCTTCTCATGGACTCCAATAATCAACTAATTTCGAAACGTTGCAGTGGATTCATAACGTTAAGAAAATTTGCAAAGAAAAGAACCTGTTTAACCCAGTGCAAGAAGAATTCAGGCCTGAAGATTTCTCGCAAGAGGGAAATATTAAACAAATACCCACTAATCGTATCGTGCTTAGTAATGGGGTCTCGAAATCTCACTTGTTCATCGTACGCCGTTCGATCAATTCCCTGTTCATCGAAAAGATGGGAAAGATCTTCATACAAGAAATCCACCAATCGGCCTACATCGACTGTCGATTTTGGTGGGCTTTGATCAACCAAGTTGAATCGAACAACCCACTTAGAATTTTGGGTATTGGGTTTAACAGCTGGAGTTCTGGATTGAAGTAGACGAGGTAGGAGGTTGGTTAGTCTGCCGGATTTCGGTGGGCGGAGAACGGAAGTGAGTGTTGGGGTTGAGAGGAAGTTTTGGAGGGAAAGTTGAAGAGCGGCCATTTGAGCCTCAGCCTCAGCCTCAGCCACAGCCGGCGGATTGTCATTGGGAAGGTGGGATTTGGAGGTAAAGGACGGGGAGTGATTGGCTGGTTTTTGCTTCCTCAAATTTTTTTGTGGTGAAGAACAATCCAAATCATTTGAACAATCTACGTGTTCAAGTCTCAGCCATTGCTGAAATGTCCATGCACTCTACtggaagtttgtttttttaTCTTTGAATGTTAATAACTTTTTTGGAATCATATTAGGAGGCGTTTGAATTGTTTAACCAAGTTCAATTTGCTTTTATAATATTAGCGGACTACATTGATGTGGTCTTgcaatattgaaaaaaattccAAGCACTCTTAAGTTTTGTACTTTGATTATCATGTTTTGTTGAGCCTTTATGGATGTTGTTAGTGAAATGGTAGATACTAACAAAAGTCcgttaatatttattattaatataatctaaaattttgttatattttgtaaatatttctaacaactttattattataataactCTCCAATATTAGGTAGagtaaaaaattttgaaattgtaCCAACGCATTGAAAGAGAAGTGTTTTGAATGAAACAGTCAAATATCTTGaatttaaagaattaaaaaatattaaaattagggAAAAATAAAGAAGTTCACAAACCTTTAAACCTCTTAATTCTCACAAATTTGCTGTAATCTCTGATCACAAACATTTTTAGGACTTTTGCGAGAAGGTCTCTCGACTATCCTTCTGCTTTAGAACAGGACGGTGGGACTCAGTTCGTGGCTAATTTGAGAGTAACTTGAAGATTTGGTTGAAAGAGAGAAGCAGGATAATTACCAGAATTTCTAAAGcatcaataaaaaaattaatctaattaaTCTTGTCTTATTTATAGTCAAATCCATGCAAGATAGAATTACATAATCAATTGACGCTTACCTTCTCCAAATTAATGAAATTTGAGGCTTAATTGTGGGAGGAACACTTGAACACCAAATAAAGCATGTACCTTATTCACCATAGACCACCCAGGTGGGAAAGTCCATTAAGATCTGTTTAAATTGGCTTAACAAAAATTGTATTTCAAGAAATCCatctttatttaaatttatttttgtaaaaattatttaaaatacattCTAAAAAATCGTTTTAAATAACCTCCCAGCAttctaatttttatcaaaataacttatttttttaaattaaatacttgaaaatGTAATTCAAATATACCGTATAAATTAAGTATTGAAATTTTTCTTTAGTCTAATCAAGTGTTAAACATTTGACTTTTTTAAACCAAGTTTGACTTTAGTCGAAAGGACAGCATCCTGACTTTTCCAATATTTTGGAATTCCAAGTTTAACCATTtgatttaaaacaaaattaaataaaataattatttagatattttaattaatttaatttaatatccAATATTAAATTCCACTGAACCCTGTCAATTTGAATGATCGATTTTGAATTCCTATCCAAAATTCGGATGTCTAAAAATCTTAGTTAAATATcatattctctctcttcaaaCCAAGTAGTTAAATATGTCAAATATGTTTAATGATTTATTCCCAAAACTGATTGAAACAACTCAAATTCTTTTATCACAATGTTCTAAGGTTAATTCCAATATGAATTAGTAGGGGGACTCATGAGCTTCAACTATCTAAGATTTATCTGTTAAATTCTTTAACCTACTTAACtaacattcattaactatcaGGATTGTCCACTATAGTCCGTACTTGCACTTTCCTCACTAAAGATATATTCTTGTCCACTTGATATAATCTGATTAGTAAATCAATCATCATTCTAGTTGAGTCAAAattatcattttcaaaattgctTCTTATTTCTTAAGTCCCACTAGTCCCCTAATGAACAATTGGTTTGTGATCTAACCACTAAATCGAGTCTCTCATGGGTTAATGAGAAGGTGAGACCTTTTATTCAAAATTCGGAGTCTGCACTTAAGGGAAAAACTTCTCTACTGACCCTAGAAGTGGATAGGAGCGAATTTCGTCTTTATCCTATGTCCTCAGCTATTTATTcaatcttacccctaaaatgggaaaCCTATTGAGCTAGCACATCGAGTTGCTTTAGCAtatacagatctaaggataatcttgAATAAACATGAGTTCATAATTAGCTGAAGAATAAGATCGAATTATTGAGTTCGAAATAGTTAGTCTTAAACAGGAATCGATGTTCTTAAGTAAAAGTGACTATCTCATGTTTcgattttatataaaatattttcctaGGACACCACTATAAGAAATTAAAGGTCCGACATTAAAGGCGGTTgccaaccgacatctttgcgagcgttattaaaggtctttaatgtcggttgggctttcatgtcggtttaaaaccgacattaaaataTCGATCCACAACCGACATtcaaggccttcaatgtcggttataaaccaaCATTTTTTATGGTGTTATTGATGACCTTTAATAtcggtttaaaaccaacattaaagaggccaacaatgtcggtttataaccgacattatagaCCCCCAATGATGtcgtttaaaaccaacattaaagcctagttttttggtccatttttacaaatttattttctttaattgttgcattattgtccattttctATAGACCAACATTTGGTCTATATAGATAAATACTTTTTTCTCatgccaacaaatcaatgaaattaatattattttagaaaccctgatatttgtcttttacatttgtatacacaaaattaaATCTGAATactatgtttatatatacattctacaacaaTACATGaaaaaaagatcctaatacaagactaaataagaaatcctaaacgccttctTATAGTCatcaaccttcaacgatcgcctgaccatctacacaatcgcttagctttcaacctgATATGACTTCAATAATTCCACAAACAATGTCAAAATAACTCTCTTGTTATCTGTCATCCATTAGACACAAATATCACTTTGCATAAGTTAATGTTAAACATATTCAATTACTTCGCACGTTGAAGTCTCTAAATaagaaatcaatttttacctgaactaaaaagaaaacaaaagaaaacaaaaaggatGGTGAAAGATAAGCTTACAATAACAGTTGTAACAGTCGTTTTAACTTCTCCCCTATGAGCCATGATCAACTCCAAAAAAACTCTTTGCTATGCTATTCTATATCTTAGCTAGGACAGCTACAATTAAGAATCATAAAAAAATCCAAGAACACACAAAGGACCCCTTGAATTAATGCATTTTAATAGCCAATATCCTTATTTGCACAACATGAGTACACCAACTAGAACAAAATATAAGATAGCCTTTAACTCTAGTTTTGAAAGAAAATACAAGGACACAGAATCCATTGATAAAACAAAAGGCATCCAGTTTTGAAAGAGTAGATAAGTAATGGTCTACATACTTTCACTTTTTCTTCATTTGTCCTTGAGAGCTGCATCAAGTTAGTAAGCACATTATTGAAGTGATATGACCATAATCGAATAAAAATGGTGAAAAAGTCAAGAAATCATCTGTATTCAAGCCAACATCAACTAATTTCGAGGCATCTTCCAATGATACTTTGCTTTTGGCTTTGATCCTTCATATGAAGGCTAAAACTTCTGTCTCTTGATAACAAGATCATCAAGGCACCTTAAATCACAATCCAAGTCCAATAACCCTACTCCAAGAGTTAACATTTATCTTTAAGTTATCAAATATTTTACTTTGAACATGGATAATCCAGTCCGCAGCTCTtctatatatagaaaaaatttCCATGAAACATACTCTCTTTATAGCGTTATCATGTAGTGTTTGTTTCCAACATCATCATCATTTAAAGTAAGAAATATAAATTTCCCTTACCTAATGAAAGAAAAACTAACTTCTCCCCCTCATATTTCTCCTCTCGAAGCTTATGAAGACTAGCTTCAAACTAATACTGGGATATTATATAACTGAATAAATTTCCACTATCTTCAAAAATAAGATCTTACATTTAGAGTCAAACGCCATGTTATAGCCCAAAAGCAGAAATCATATTAAACAACCATATCCAATGtcaatttcattttaatattatttatttattccaTATTAGTTTTATGGGAGGGGATCAATTTCCTCAACCCCTGGCTCTTACGGCTGTCTTTTTGGCTCTTTCGAGTTATTTACTTAGAATCAGAATGCATTGTTCCACTTTCAACCTTGTACACAAGCGAAGATCATAGTCGAGAATATATTAGAATTTGAGCACAATTAATCAATACAACcgattataaatattaattacaaGCGAAGATCATAGTCGAGAATATATTAGAATTTGAGCACAATTAATCAATACAACagattataaatattaattatttgaaggAAACTGACAGTGGAAAACAACATTACTAATAACTAACCTAGGATATGACAACTCAAACTAGCTACATAAAGGTattacaagaaaaaaaatctttttaaatagTTAAAACAAGCATTACCACATATTCCCATCCATGTTTCTCAGCAAATGCTTTTGCAACTTCTTCACTATCAAAAGACAGTGCAGAATCCTCTACATTGGCATAGGGATCCCCGCTAGAAGTTCACCTCATCAATGTGTTCTCCCACCTACAAACATGAAAGATAGAATTATattaatgaaagaaaaaaaaaagaatacatGAACAAGAAATGGAAAATCAAAGAACTGTTCATATGATGTCAAAAGACCCTCGTATTAATGAAAAGCAGCGACTATTCATATGATTTGGTTTTGGTATTTTTCTCTAGTATTATATTAACCTCCACATTCAAAGAAGTTTTAAACAAATGAGAAAACCATCcaccaatattttaaaatataattctATCCTAGAGTCTAAACTGATCACTTgtgaaatttaaaaatataaatctaaAGCTTGCTTTTCTTACTGATTTAAAAGTTTTTGCTTTGCAGGatcaacaaaaataatttggCCCAGTTTTGGCCTATCAATTTCACCATTAGATAGTAAAATGTCCTCCCCAAAAGATGGAACAACCTTTTTCCAGGCCACCAGTTCTTTTCTCTACCACATCCTGCAAACTttcaaatagtaaaaagtagGCTATAGTAACTATGTTGGAAATAAGTTTTTGTGTCACTAACCGGGATTCCCAAATCTCTAAGAAGATTCTGGCTTCAACCATTAAAAAAACTTCAAGAAATGCAGAAAACATGTTGGAAATAAGTTGTTTTGCCACTAACTGGGATTCCCAAATCTCTAAGAAGATCCTTGGTTTCATGTGTCTCCACCCTCTGCAACTTCCTTAATTGGACCTTCTAAGGTTTCTTCACCGTTTACAACGagaagaaatttgacctttaatatcggtttaaaactgacatctTTGCTAGCGTTATTAaaagtctttaatgtcggtttaaaaacgacattaaagacctcattgatgtcagtttaaaaacgacattaaaaaCCTCTTTAACAGTTTAAAATcaacattaaaggtctttaatatcaattttcaaccgacatatttgatagtgttattaaaaccctttaatgttggttgagctttgatgtcgatttaaaactgacattaaataTGTCAACAATGTCATTTTATAACAGACATTATAGATCCCCAATGGTGTCAATTAAAACCGatattaaagcctagtttttttgtccatatttacaaatttattttatttaattgttgcattattgtccatttttttaTAGACCGATATTGGATccatgtaaataaatatttttttctcatgccaacaaatcaataaaattaatattattttagaaactataatttacatttgtatacaaaaaatgaaatcttaataatgtatttatatatacattctacaacagtacatgaaaaaatttcctaatataagacttaaataagaaatcctaaacgccttcttaatcttcaaccttcaacggtTGTCAGAccatctacacaatcgcttagctttcaacctaatatgacttcaatcattctacaaacaatatcaaaataaactatttaatctttagaattctAACAAGGCAGCTTTGAAAAAAATTGTGGCATATGCAATCACTCATTTAGTGATAGCTCCCTATGAAAGACATGGAAATGGAAAAGCTAGAAAAGGATGCCTCGTGTGTAGGGTGAAAGAAATAGTCATTCAATTCATGCAACAATTGTGATTTGGCCTTCTAACCCATGGACAAGTTTTCatcataaataatttgtttttattagaaaaaagcCTTTAACTTTATCATTAGGCTAGCATAAATAATTTGTTATACAATGCTAACTTGCAAAATAATTGAAAACTCTGAACTTAGACAAAAGTAATATAACTAACACAAATAAAGGCGTATAACATGCAAGGTAATATCCTCGCACTTGAGAAGAGGACATACCTGGTGCCCTGCCCAAGACAAAACGCCTAAAATGGGAATATTCTCGCACTCGTGGAGTAGATGTATACATATTCCTGAAAGATTAAATGTTCCAATGAAAGTAAAGTTTAATAAGCAGAAAAAATACAGGGATAAGCAGTTGAAAGTATTCAAGGAAACCAAATAAAATTGAAGAACAATGGtccaacaacaacaagaactaAATTTTGATTACAAAATGGTAAAAACCCCATATTTTTCTCATTGATTATGCCCACATGTTGACGAACCAGGCCCAGGAgataaaagaataatataaaatggCCAGAATAATATAAAATGCCTTCTCTTCATACAAGTAATTACATAAATTTTTCCATGTCCAATCGTCATTTCGTATTACCACAGTAGGCACTGGCACAAAATCGAAGAAGTATAAGAGAATCGCAAACACAGTTTCATTCTTCAACCGCATCTACTTCAATGTATAGGATATGTGCTTAATCTCTTCAGCGCTATCTAAGGCCAACGTAGATATAAGAAAACCCTAAAGTTTCTTTGGATTATATCACAGGTACTAATTTTAGTGATGGCCAAGGAACAGAGAGGAaactttttaattctttttttctataGTTAACGTTCATAAATTAAGGACTAAATTCTCAAATTATATTGGTGATATTTGCTAAAGCAAAACAAACTTTGCAATTAAACTCTAAAACCAATTTAATGGAGCAATAAAAAAAGTAATAGGGTTATAGATTGTTAGGAACAATGCCATTTCACTTGAGTCATTCCCAGAGATTctgttttcattttcttcttggTTCTGCAAGGTAAATGGGAGAAAGGCtatcaaatatgatttaaagtAGACATACCATTCATAAGAAGCCAATAGATTTCATAGAAAACCTATGTGTTTGCCTGCTAAAACTGTAAAGAAAAGATGTACGTAGTTTAAAACCAAACAGATAAGTTGAAAATCTTGCAAGGTCCATTACCCCACTTAACCACCCAAGGAAATTTCCAAATTAAACTAAGTTTGATGAATATTGGAGATATTAGAAATATATCAACAATGTGAGGGATAAAGgagtttgattagaaacattaAGTAAGAGAATGATAGTACGTAGAGTTTAGAAACAATACATCTGAATCTGAGTCATTCTCAGATACATCAATCTGACATGCTTCATGGTTCCTCTGATGCTCTGCATTTTCATCATCATTCAAAGTTTCCTAAATTACAGTTAAAACGGAAAATTATCAGCTTCATTTTCATAAAAAACACCCACCCATGATTAGACTTCTATGGCATCAGAAAAGATGGAAATACGATTTGATTGGAAAGTTCATCCTAATTTTCAAACTTAATTCAAGTAGAATGATATAATGAATACCTCCTCTGAAATGTGTAGATGTTCCACTTCCACACCATGATCAGTGTCCTccatttcatcttcttcactatcAGAATCTGCATCTCCCTCAAGTCCATTTTCAATAAACTGCATATTGTAGCCATATTGAATGGTCAAATTTGGTAATTGCCAACCAATCTAGATTGGATAGGATAACCATGTGGTCAAAATCATTCTAAATCTCCACAAAAAAAACTGACATAGATTTATCAGAAGATACACTAGAAAAAGATGTTACATGAGGAAGAACCAAATATAAATTACACTAACAACGGTCAGCTTAGAAAGTAAGCACGACAAAAGACTAGTAATTTTGTAAATAAGGACAATGATATCCTGATCTCAAGTTTCCTTCATATATTCTCTCTTTTCCTGTCTCACATTCAATTACTTAATCATTTGGAAACTTGTGTATTGCTGAAAAATCAGCAGTGTTTCATCGGCATATGGCTTGATTAGTGCTCATTTGGCAGACATATCGTTAAAATATCGCAATAATTAGGTAAAATACACCTTCACCAATATCGAGTATGAGAATTTATCGCGAAATATTTTGGTCATATGTTCATCATCACTTAAGAGACGTATCTAATATGACATACCAGTGGCCTCAAGAGTCAAGGGTTTAGAACTACATTTCATTCTAAAACTATATTTACACAATATATTGCAATACCGTATCTCTGTACTAAAAAATggttttctttatctttttgaTGTCTTCCTGATCCTTTCGTGGGAACCCACTGGCAGCAAGTTCCTTGTCTAAACTTCCAACACCTTTAGATATCGAAGAAAAGCAAGGCCTTACAATTTCATCATTTCTGAGGTGAGttcttgatctttctttttttcatttcattttcaaaGGCCAGATTTAATGACATAAGTGCGTTACTAAATGCCTACTTTTAACACCACATTgtttttcactatttattttgaCAGTGACATCGTAAATGCGTCTCTAAATCTTATGTTTTAGCAACATATAAAATTATTgctaaattttaatttgtggCCATTACAAATATCTTTTGCAACATATTTAAGCATCGGTAGGATCAATAATTTGTGCCATTAGTTACTTTTTTTATACCTCAAATTTATTGGCATTATAGTAAAAGTTAGTACAagtattttgttaattaaaaataatgataaaatacACTTTTCGTCCCTAAGGTTTAAGGTTGTTGTCTATTTAGTTCCTAAAGTTTCAAAAGATACACTTTAGTTCCTAAAGTTTTTGAAAATGATTCTAAGTAATCCCTCAAATGAAGAATCTTAAATGAAAAATGACATGGCATGTTGAAGTGTCAAAATTAAATGAGGTGGATATCTTTCATTAAATgtagattatttcaaatattttctctctactcgctaaaaaagaataaatattttctctcttcatcttcttctccaaCCTTCTCCAATGAGCCTAAcctataataaaaattttaaatataataatattttctaAATGAAGAATCTTATTTCCAACACTATTATTAAACAACACGAAATAATACCAACTTCACCATAGTTCACCATAAGTTTACAGGATCATATCAATAAACTTCAACAGTTTTAAAATGAGTTTACTTAATATCAACTTAACTTATATTTATCAAGTTACACAAAGTAAACGATGCACAAAAGTAGTACCAAACACCAGGTATCACTAGTTTGGATAACAAAAATTCCTACAAAAGGTCTTGGAAGCATGAAACAACATTCTCAAACAAAATTATAACAACCAAaactctttccatttccatcTGAAGTCGACATAAAAAATCTTGTATAGAAGGTCATATGTACATTTAATCTAACAAATAAAGAAGTAAAACATGTAAGCATAAGAGGATAAGACATTAAACAAAACGAATCAAAGTCACTCAAACATACCAAAACAAAATTCATCAAGAACAACCATATCCACAATTGAAACCATACTTCTGATAGATTTTAGACATGCAAATCGGAAATCAAATCAAGATTCTATCCTAATTGCACTTACTTAACATGAAATCCTAAACCATATACTAATTAGAAAATAAGGTTAATCGCATACATACCTTCGTTGCAACCGTAAATGCATAATACTCCTCCCGATCATGAATTGAACaaccactagagttgacctaCCATCCTTCGAACTCAAAATTGGTTCTAGGACCCAATGGATGAAGTAactgaaagagagaaagagatgaaaattttgaaatagtgTCACGGCTCGCTCTAGTTCACTCTATGTGATGGAATGGGGACGCGACAGCCTTAGGCATTCTAAGCGAGATTGTCCTCGAAGTAATGCATCAAGCGCTTAGTAAGTAGAAATAAAAGACTCGCAAGGAAATTTAATGCGGAATGTAGGCCGGAATTGCAAAATTTTTATTGATACTTCGAATACAAGTACATTTAGTACGTTTTTCAACATGTATCACAAAACTACATGTCATGACCCAAACAACACTTGTACTTTCCTCACCTAACTACTATATGCTATGAGAGTTGATAGTGGCCACTACCAAAATGACGCAGTTAAGGAAGCACGGTAGACGATCAAGGTTGCAAGTCTCAAGCTGGATGTCCTTCGCTACCTAGAGAGGGGGAGGGAAATAAGACAAAACGTTTGAAAGGTTAGACGAAAACGTCTAGTGcgtaaaaaaatttatcaattgcctcaaataattcaatttttctttaaCACTTCAAATCCATTTCATCAAATCGCATGGAATATATAATATGCAGTATCGTCAGCAAAACATTGTGTCTAAATCAAACAAAATCTCACTCGTTAAATTATTCACAATATCCAGAAATCTACAACCATTTTCATAAATCAATTTGAAATTATCCCCTTGTTAAAAGAAATCATTCATTGAAACGCATAAAGAtcaatttattttcaatttgtTCATCGTAGTTCATATCGCATAGCTTGTGTATGGCGTATGATATAATCATCTCGCTGAATCATTTTGTATGTCTAAATACATATTTGCACCCTTTTCTCAGCTCAAATGTTTAACACACTCTTTTGCTAAGTTGTGGCTATGCGGAGTGATCTCAATGCATTTATCAAGTTTCATCAATTACACTATGCATAGCGCGTCTTCCAATGTCAAATCGCACAACAAGTATGAGGCATCTTATTCAAGATCACATAGTATGAATAGGACATTCTATTCCAGATTACACAGCAAGAATAAAGCATCTTATCTTAGATCAAACAGCAAGGATAAGGTATCTCATACCAGATCATACGACAATTATGAGACATTCTCATCACATATGGTACAAAGATCATCTCAATTCGAACTTTCTCAAACCTCATGCATTCTCCACAATAAATTATTTCAATTCATAATACGTCCAATTCATTTATTGTCATATGTATTTTAA
The sequence above is drawn from the Cucumis melo cultivar AY chromosome 2, USDA_Cmelo_AY_1.0, whole genome shotgun sequence genome and encodes:
- the LOC127148245 gene encoding uncharacterized protein LOC127148245 isoform X1, yielding MQFIENGLEGDADSDSEEDEMEDTDHGVEVEHLHISEEETLNDDENAEHQRNHEACQIDVSENDSDSDNQEENENRISGNDSSEMALFLTIYNPITFFIAPLNWF
- the LOC127148245 gene encoding uncharacterized protein LOC127148245 isoform X2 is translated as MQFIENGLEGDADSDSEEDEMEDTDHGVEVEHLHISEEETLNDDENAEHQRNHEACQIDVSENDSDSDEYVYIYSTSARIFPF
- the LOC103501513 gene encoding uncharacterized protein LOC103501513 codes for the protein MAALQLSLQNFLSTPTLTSVLRPPKSGRLTNLLPRLLQSRTPAVKPNTQNSKWVVRFNLVDQSPPKSTVDVGRLVDFLYEDLSHLFDEQGIDRTAYDEQVRFRDPITKHDTISGYLFNISLLREIFRPEFFLHWVKQTGPYEITTRWTMIMKFALLPWKPELIFTGTSIMGINPETGKFCSHVDLWDSIQNNDYFSVEGLWDVFKQLRFYKTPELESPKYLILKRTPKYEVRKYAPFIVVETSGDKLAGSAGFNTVAGYIFGKNSTKEKIPMTTPVFTQTFDSESPKVSIQIVLPSEKDIDSLPDPEQDIIGLRKVEGGIAAVLKFSGKPTEEIVQEKAKELRSSLIKDGLKPRNGCLLARYNDPGRTWNFIMRNEVLIWLEEWSLE